Proteins encoded by one window of Lates calcarifer isolate ASB-BC8 linkage group LG5, TLL_Latcal_v3, whole genome shotgun sequence:
- the LOC108885466 gene encoding uncharacterized protein LOC108885466, whose amino-acid sequence MDVESLQKSGRRRGSCLDAFLIMSIIFLFVAVTAVAAGGLLAVMDLRSKLQPQKYESQTSQLTGHAPDPKYKMQNFVYLSAIRSELMHNTTMEWASVHYADGASIGSNFVFDSEQHTLMAEAVGTYFMYIDLTFTCVYKCKAGVFSIRVGDKFTCDVRLPAVNSSTPVTKKCWTVSQMNKEKLLTEMTVPKEGLENWRLEPNSSGFGMFLVD is encoded by the exons atggaTGTTGAGTCTCTCCAGAAGAGTGGCCGCCGGCGCGGGTCCTGCCTGGATGCTTTTCTCATCATGTccatcatttttctgtttgtggcGGTGACAGCTGTGGCTGCCGGCGGACTGCTGGCTGTGATGGACCTACGGTCCAAACTGCAGCCGCAGAAGTATGAGTCTCAGACGTCACAATTGACAGGACACGCACCTGACCCAAAATACAAG ATGCAGAATTTTGTCTACCTGTCAGCCATCCGAA GTGAGTTGATGCACAATACCACCATGGAGTGGGCTTCAGTCCACTACGCCGATGGTGCGTCTATAGGAAGCAACTTCGTATTTGACTCAGAGCAGCATACGCTGATGGCAGAAGCGGTGGGGACCTACTTCATGTACATTGATCTCACCTTCACCTGTGTCTACAAGTGCAAGGCAGGCGTCTTCAGCATCCGTGTGGGTGATAAATTCACCTGTGACGTGCGTCTTCCAGCTGTGAACAGTTCAACACCTGTGACCAAGAAGTGCTGGACAGTGAGCCAGATGAACAAGGAGAAGCTGCTCACTGAGATGACAGTACCAAAAGAAGGACTGGAGAACTGGAGACTGGAGCCGAACAGCTCAGGATTCGGGATGTTCCTTGTGGACTGA
- the LOC108885467 gene encoding tumor necrosis factor ligand superfamily member 14 → MAEGNVGVCPQVFVVDSHSNFTSVPAKKKPWWARGQKFLLLLVGLTVLGLVVQGFFIYNLYKKTETFSMHQNMSNPKTPGQQIGTILSQVGSKESNEIPIQQPYSKFNRSPFAHLIGSNSPIGEDKVVQWLHTAGESITSNMSYDKGRLLVEIEGYYYLYSKVQVNAAQECLLIQHKVMHKMNAYGHPIELMKSKRFRCWPPNTPSPKTSDSEDVWNSFLAGIFHLHAGDYIYVTLENVEKTHSGPAYNFMGAFMIST, encoded by the exons ATGGCAGAGGGCAACGTGGGTGTCTGCCCCCAGGTGTTTGTGGTGGATAGTCACTCCAACTTCACCTCCGTGCCCGCCAAGAAGAAACCGTGGTGGGCGAGAGGCCAAAAGTTTCTTCTCCTACTGGTGGGGCTGACTGTGTTGGGACTTGTCGTACAGGGATTTTTCATCTATAACTTATATAAAAAAACTGAG ACCTTTTCCATGCACCAGAACATGTCCAATCCTAAAACACCTGGCCAGCAG attgGCACCATTCTGAGTCAAGTGGGATCTAAAG AGTCCAATGAGATTCCCATTCAGCAACCATATTCAAAATTCAACAGAAGCCCCTTTGCTCACCTGATAG GCTCCAATAGTCCTATAGGGGAGGACaaagtggtgcagtggttacaTACAGCTGGTGAATCCATCACCAGCAACATGAGCTACGACAAAGGCAGATTGTTAGTTGAGATAGAGGGTTACTACTACCTCTACTCCAAAGTGCAAGTGAATGCTGCACAAGAGTGTTTGCTTATCCAGCACAAGGTCATGCACAAAATGAATGCTTATGGCCACCCTATAGAACTTATGAAGTCAAAAAG ATTCCGCTGCTGGCCCCCAAACACTCCAAGTCCAAAGACTTCAGACTCTGAAGATGTGTGGAACAGCTTCCTGGCTGGGATTTTCCACTTGCATGCAGGAGATTACATTTATGTCACATTGGAGAATGTAGAGAAGACACATTCAGGACCTGCATACAACTTCATGGGGGCCTTCATGATATCTACTTAG